One part of the Arachidicoccus terrestris genome encodes these proteins:
- a CDS encoding M13 family metallopeptidase: MQKLTFSKYFLYGTVSIMASCAIFVSCQTAESEHADILARHIDTTVRPQDDFFDFANGGWIKKNPIPAAYKSWGIGNEVQDDLFKRLKKINENAVQQPGQGISAKIAAFYASGMDTVALAKQSIAVLTPELSLIDSMETTADLVKVSGRLSKEGVSNLLGAFIGQDDMNSSKMAVLFAQGGLGLPNRDYYLKNDARTRKIRTSYIGHIGKMLVLSGMDKQSAEAAAKTVYDIEKQLATASRSLEDLRDPYKNYHKFAVSTLDRRYTHFNYSTWLENAGIPADSLIIGQPEFFKELDELMVSVPVHDWRLYMKWHLIHRLGQYVNLNFEQETFNFYGKIMDGLKEQKPRWRRVLEAEEHCMGEALGQLFVKAYFPAVAKQRYTHLVEDIRSALKGRIEQLDWMSDTTKKKALYKLSRMTAKVGYPDKWKDFSGMEITRQPYVKNILASNRWWHNYQVAKLGKPVDRSEWQMTPQTYNAYYNPANNEIVLPAGIFTVPGKRDDELDDAIVYGYAGASTIGHEITHGFDDQGRLYDAKGNLSDWWTPEDAANFKQRASVMVRQFNSYMPVDSLHINGEATLGENIADLGGILLGWEAFKKTAAYKSGKKIGGFAPAERFFMGYALGWLYSIRPETLAQRLLTDVHAPAKYRVNGPFSDVDAFYETFNVEPGDKMYIAPKDRVRIW, encoded by the coding sequence ATGCAAAAATTGACTTTTTCAAAATATTTTCTATATGGCACAGTGTCGATTATGGCAAGCTGTGCCATTTTTGTTTCCTGTCAGACTGCAGAGAGTGAGCATGCAGATATCCTGGCCCGGCACATTGACACGACTGTCCGGCCACAAGATGATTTTTTCGATTTTGCCAACGGAGGCTGGATCAAGAAAAACCCGATCCCTGCAGCTTATAAGAGTTGGGGGATTGGTAACGAAGTGCAGGACGATCTGTTTAAAAGACTAAAAAAGATTAATGAAAATGCAGTACAACAGCCAGGTCAAGGCATTTCTGCGAAAATTGCTGCTTTTTACGCCAGTGGCATGGATACAGTGGCACTTGCTAAACAGAGCATTGCCGTGCTGACGCCAGAACTGTCGCTTATTGACTCAATGGAGACTACCGCTGATCTGGTGAAAGTCAGTGGCCGTCTATCAAAAGAAGGCGTAAGTAACTTACTGGGGGCCTTTATAGGGCAGGATGATATGAATAGCAGTAAGATGGCTGTGTTGTTCGCACAGGGAGGACTGGGGCTCCCTAACCGGGATTATTATCTTAAAAATGATGCACGCACACGTAAAATAAGAACAAGTTACATCGGCCACATCGGCAAAATGCTGGTGCTGTCGGGAATGGATAAGCAAAGTGCTGAAGCGGCGGCTAAAACTGTTTATGATATCGAAAAGCAATTAGCGACTGCAAGCAGATCTCTGGAAGATCTACGGGATCCCTATAAAAATTACCATAAGTTTGCTGTCAGTACTTTAGACAGACGATATACTCATTTTAATTATAGTACATGGCTGGAAAATGCGGGTATTCCGGCAGATTCTCTTATCATCGGACAGCCGGAGTTTTTTAAGGAACTGGACGAACTGATGGTCTCTGTTCCTGTTCATGACTGGCGTTTATATATGAAATGGCATTTGATCCATCGCCTGGGTCAGTATGTCAACCTGAATTTTGAACAGGAAACGTTTAATTTTTATGGAAAAATCATGGACGGCCTTAAAGAGCAAAAACCTCGCTGGCGTCGGGTGTTGGAGGCAGAAGAACACTGCATGGGGGAGGCGTTAGGGCAGCTATTCGTCAAAGCTTACTTCCCAGCAGTGGCGAAACAACGCTATACGCACTTAGTGGAAGATATCCGCTCTGCATTAAAGGGTCGGATTGAACAATTAGACTGGATGAGCGACACAACTAAAAAGAAGGCTTTATATAAACTCAGCCGAATGACAGCGAAGGTAGGTTACCCGGATAAGTGGAAGGACTTCTCCGGCATGGAAATTACCCGACAGCCCTATGTTAAAAATATATTAGCTTCAAATCGCTGGTGGCATAATTATCAGGTAGCTAAACTGGGAAAGCCAGTGGATCGCTCCGAATGGCAAATGACCCCGCAAACCTATAATGCTTATTATAATCCGGCCAATAATGAAATCGTTCTGCCGGCGGGCATTTTTACCGTGCCGGGCAAAAGGGATGATGAGTTGGATGATGCGATCGTATATGGATATGCCGGCGCTTCTACTATCGGCCATGAGATTACGCATGGATTTGATGATCAGGGCAGGCTTTACGATGCGAAGGGTAATCTCAGTGATTGGTGGACGCCCGAGGATGCGGCCAACTTTAAACAACGGGCATCGGTTATGGTCCGGCAGTTTAACAGTTATATGCCGGTGGATAGCCTGCATATTAATGGTGAGGCAACGTTGGGAGAAAATATTGCTGATCTGGGCGGTATTCTTCTTGGTTGGGAAGCATTTAAGAAGACGGCTGCCTATAAATCAGGGAAAAAAATAGGCGGGTTCGCACCGGCCGAACGGTTTTTTATGGGCTATGCCCTTGGCTGGCTGTATAGTATCCGCCCAGAGACATTGGCTCAACGCTTATTGACCGATGTGCATGCGCCTGCCAAGTATCGGGTAAACGGGCCATTTTCAGACGTTGACGCATTTTATGAGACCTTCAACGTGGAGCCCGGAGATAAGATGTATATTGCACCAAAGGATCGGGTTCGTATATGGTAA
- a CDS encoding polyprenyl synthetase family protein: protein MHSFTELTNLFCQQFKEPQFPAEPGGLYEPASYFLGIGGKRIRPVACLMGNELFGDIQEDSWRIARAVELFHNFTLMHDDIMDKASLRRGQTTVHIRNGENTAILSGDVMLVQAYSCLEELSGNYIHWILKLFNQTAREVCEGQQYDMDYESRDKVTLEEYIRMIRLKTSVLLAASLKMGAIVGGATRHNCDRLYGFGKNLGIAFQLQDDYLDCFGDPEKFGKQPGGDILRNKKTCLLIKAGELATAGDIDKLKHLLAVQPANKTEEEQKVAGVLDIYRRTGVDNFTRELIADYAKRAMQHLEEVVVVNSRKQPLQDLADYLLHREY from the coding sequence GTGCATTCATTTACTGAATTAACGAATTTATTTTGCCAGCAGTTTAAGGAGCCGCAGTTTCCAGCGGAGCCTGGCGGGCTATATGAACCTGCCAGTTATTTTTTAGGGATCGGGGGTAAAAGAATCCGGCCAGTCGCGTGTCTGATGGGCAATGAGCTATTTGGTGATATTCAAGAAGACTCATGGCGGATTGCCAGGGCTGTAGAACTCTTTCATAATTTTACATTGATGCACGATGATATTATGGACAAGGCCAGTCTTAGACGGGGGCAGACTACCGTGCATATACGTAATGGAGAAAATACGGCTATTCTGAGTGGCGATGTCATGCTGGTACAGGCATACAGCTGTCTGGAGGAGCTCTCGGGCAATTATATTCATTGGATATTGAAGCTTTTTAATCAGACAGCCAGAGAAGTCTGCGAAGGACAACAATACGATATGGACTATGAATCCCGGGATAAAGTTACGTTAGAAGAATATATCCGTATGATCAGACTCAAAACCTCTGTATTGCTCGCAGCCAGTTTAAAAATGGGGGCTATTGTGGGTGGGGCGACCCGCCATAATTGTGATCGGCTTTATGGCTTTGGTAAAAACTTAGGGATTGCCTTTCAGCTGCAGGACGATTATTTGGACTGTTTTGGGGATCCTGAAAAATTTGGCAAACAGCCGGGGGGGGACATCTTGAGAAATAAAAAGACCTGCCTGTTAATAAAGGCCGGAGAACTGGCGACAGCCGGAGATATAGACAAACTGAAGCATTTGTTGGCCGTTCAGCCTGCGAATAAAACCGAGGAAGAGCAAAAGGTGGCCGGTGTACTGGATATTTATAGGAGGACAGGAGTAGATAATTTTACCCGGGAATTGATTGCTGATTATGCCAAACGGGCTATGCAGCATTTAGAAGAAGTCGTTGTGGTCAATTCCCGCAAGCAACCCTTACAGGATCTGGCAGATTATCTGTTGCATCGGGAATATTGA
- a CDS encoding APC family permease, whose translation MSQPLFRKKSIETIQKEYDRGQEDGQPMNLKKVLTVRDLTFMGVAAVIGAGIFSTIGKAAFEGGPGVIFLFLITAVTCGFTALCYAEFASRVPVSGSAYTYSYVTFGELIAWVIGWALILEYAIGNIVVAISWSAYFNNLLIGMHIHLPDWLTIGYQTAKIKYDSAVAAGLPLDDLVYSHAPALGPLKFIINLPAFLIVVIITILAYIGISESKKSANFMVGLKLVLLAFIVIFGFYLIVSDGTTDNWSPFLPNGMEGVLRGVSSVFFAYIGFDAISTTAEECKNPRRDMPKGMLYSLLICTVIYILVALVITGLVNYKEFEGVADPLAYVFNKINMPKVGLIIAVSAVAASTSVLLVFQIGQPRIWMSMSRDGLLPKRFAKVSKRYKTPAFATLITGLLVGIPTLFIDDLLMTDLTSIGTLFAFVLVCSGVLALPKINKAKDQFKLPYINARYLIPLFVTIFIYFFRSRLMAAFENLSTESYEEILFILFIVVAVIAAVLSFVKRYSLIPVLGTLCCLYLMITIPAKSWLVFFGWMAMGLLVYFAYGYRHSRLRKNA comes from the coding sequence ATGAGTCAGCCATTATTTAGAAAAAAGTCAATTGAAACAATTCAAAAGGAATATGACCGCGGCCAGGAAGATGGCCAGCCCATGAACCTGAAAAAAGTACTGACGGTCAGAGATCTGACTTTTATGGGAGTGGCTGCCGTCATCGGTGCCGGTATCTTTTCAACGATTGGTAAAGCGGCTTTTGAAGGAGGGCCTGGGGTAATTTTTCTGTTTTTGATTACGGCCGTGACCTGCGGGTTTACAGCACTTTGTTATGCGGAGTTTGCTTCTCGGGTGCCTGTATCGGGGAGTGCCTATACCTATTCTTATGTAACCTTTGGTGAACTCATTGCCTGGGTGATCGGGTGGGCGCTGATCCTGGAATACGCGATTGGAAATATTGTAGTGGCAATTTCCTGGAGTGCTTATTTTAATAATCTACTCATCGGCATGCATATCCATTTGCCGGACTGGCTGACAATTGGCTATCAGACGGCCAAAATAAAATATGACAGTGCCGTAGCAGCGGGGCTTCCATTGGATGACTTAGTCTATAGTCATGCACCAGCCCTTGGACCGCTTAAGTTTATTATTAATTTACCTGCTTTTTTGATCGTCGTGATCATCACCATTTTGGCCTATATCGGAATCTCTGAAAGTAAAAAGAGTGCCAATTTCATGGTGGGCTTAAAACTTGTTTTGTTAGCTTTTATTGTAATTTTTGGTTTTTACCTGATTGTTTCAGATGGTACAACGGACAACTGGTCGCCTTTTTTACCTAATGGGATGGAAGGCGTTTTAAGGGGTGTTTCATCTGTGTTCTTTGCTTATATCGGCTTCGATGCGATCTCTACAACCGCTGAAGAGTGTAAGAACCCCAGAAGGGATATGCCTAAAGGGATGCTGTATTCGCTTTTGATCTGCACAGTGATTTATATCCTGGTGGCTCTGGTTATAACCGGCTTGGTTAATTATAAAGAATTTGAAGGTGTCGCTGATCCATTGGCCTATGTGTTCAATAAAATCAATATGCCGAAAGTCGGCTTGATTATAGCCGTGAGTGCTGTAGCTGCTTCTACCAGTGTATTACTGGTATTCCAGATCGGCCAACCAAGAATTTGGATGAGTATGAGTCGTGACGGATTGTTACCCAAGCGTTTTGCTAAAGTGAGCAAGCGGTATAAGACGCCAGCATTCGCCACGCTGATAACCGGTCTGTTGGTCGGAATCCCGACTCTATTTATTGATGACCTGTTAATGACCGATTTGACCAGTATCGGAACGCTCTTCGCTTTTGTGCTGGTTTGCAGTGGCGTTTTGGCACTTCCGAAGATCAATAAGGCAAAAGACCAGTTCAAGCTGCCATACATTAATGCCAGGTATTTGATTCCCTTGTTCGTTACTATATTTATTTATTTTTTCCGCAGCCGTTTAATGGCGGCTTTTGAAAACCTGAGCACTGAGTCCTATGAAGAAATCCTTTTTATTTTGTTTATCGTTGTAGCAGTTATCGCAGCAGTTCTTAGCTTTGTAAAACGCTACTCCCTTATACCCGTATTGGGTACACTCTGCTGTCTTTATTTAATGATTACCATTCCGGCAAAAAGCTGGCTGGTATTCTTTGGGTGGATGGCTATGGGGTTACTGGTTTATTTTGCTTATGGGTATAGGCACAGTCGTCTTAGGAAAAACGCTTAA
- a CDS encoding PLD nuclease N-terminal domain-containing protein, translated as MFLIQIQKSSDAAATATQQNPHSILPLIIFFGVIPLAFMLYCLRDILPKTYAGNGKKIWMTLIIILPMLGPLLYLFIGQEKALR; from the coding sequence ATGTTTCTTATACAAATTCAGAAAAGTAGCGATGCAGCAGCTACCGCAACACAACAAAACCCTCATTCCATCCTGCCCCTTATCATCTTTTTTGGTGTAATACCCTTAGCTTTTATGCTCTATTGTCTGCGTGATATTCTGCCAAAAACTTATGCAGGTAATGGTAAGAAAATATGGATGACACTGATTATTATTCTCCCCATGCTCGGACCATTACTCTATTTGTTTATAGGGCAGGAAAAGGCGCTGCGGTAA
- the murB gene encoding UDP-N-acetylmuramate dehydrogenase — protein sequence MQIKKNYSIQPYNTFGIAARASRFAAFGDVQTLAALLRDNQHEHKIILGGGSNILFTNDFAGLILKNNLKGIELLRADDQYYYLKVAAGEPWHPFVQYCVDHGYAGLENLSLIPGLAGASPMQNIGAYGVEIKDVFYQLEAMRISDQTLHTFSREDCQFGYRESIFKTELKGKYIILNVTYRLLKKPILHLEYGAIREELEKAGIAVNTTTPTIKEVSEAVIRIRRSKLPDPKQIGNAGSFFKNPSIPIAQFEKLKMEHPTLPGYPLTGIGSNEQIKVAAGWLIEACGWKGYRDGDAGVHARQALVLVNYGHATGAEIYALSERIINSVENKFGIALEREVNII from the coding sequence ATGCAGATAAAGAAAAATTACAGTATTCAGCCCTATAATACTTTTGGTATCGCTGCCAGAGCCAGCCGTTTTGCGGCTTTCGGGGATGTGCAGACACTGGCTGCTTTACTCAGAGACAATCAGCATGAGCATAAAATTATCCTGGGAGGCGGTAGCAATATTTTGTTTACAAATGATTTTGCGGGTCTGATCCTTAAAAACAATCTCAAAGGCATCGAGCTGCTTAGAGCAGATGATCAATATTATTATCTTAAGGTCGCAGCCGGTGAGCCGTGGCACCCTTTTGTACAATACTGCGTAGATCATGGTTACGCCGGTCTGGAAAATCTTAGCCTGATACCCGGGCTGGCAGGAGCCTCTCCCATGCAGAATATCGGCGCCTACGGCGTAGAAATAAAGGATGTCTTCTATCAGTTGGAAGCCATGCGCATAAGCGACCAGACCTTGCATACCTTTTCCAGAGAAGACTGTCAGTTCGGATACCGTGAGAGTATTTTTAAAACTGAACTAAAGGGGAAGTATATCATATTAAATGTTACCTATCGCTTACTCAAAAAACCTATATTGCATCTGGAATATGGTGCGATCCGTGAGGAGCTGGAAAAGGCTGGCATTGCTGTTAATACGACTACGCCAACCATAAAAGAAGTATCTGAAGCAGTGATACGTATTCGACGAAGTAAGCTACCCGATCCCAAACAGATCGGTAATGCAGGTAGTTTTTTTAAAAATCCCAGTATCCCCATCGCTCAGTTTGAAAAGCTTAAAATGGAGCACCCAACACTCCCAGGCTACCCTTTAACTGGTATAGGAAGTAATGAACAGATCAAAGTCGCCGCCGGATGGTTGATTGAAGCCTGTGGCTGGAAAGGGTATCGAGATGGAGACGCCGGTGTACACGCTCGTCAAGCTCTTGTATTGGTCAACTACGGTCATGCCACCGGGGCTGAGATTTACGCACTTTCGGAACGTATTATCAATAGTGTAGAAAACAAGTTTGGAATCGCACTGGAAAGAGAAGTCAATATTATTTAA
- a CDS encoding putative porin yields MQINRKIYILSMLLTLVISVGVLKAQVTDQTQTDQTQTYQTDNQGRPIAPNQSGNDSLKRRDKYEDSITISYRYFDSTLDHHMDSSINDFNTRLQLPYTYNDLGNIGSPAQSLLFSPYMQPGWDEGMHGMDYARFTLKNTRYFTSTRPYSELGYMLGGRGEQYIDLLHTQNRNRNVNFTFEYRLLNAPGAFKNQNNANSNLRANISVQSTNKRYSSNLIFIRNSLKTATNGGLVNPDQLSDLSLGNPFEAGVKLGNSNTTTSNPFNASVITGNTFNDITLYLRQSYDFGQKDSVVQDTITYYMFYPRIRFEHAISYSTHGYNYHDYNPTSDDYLNYYNFIVPTDTILFEDKWKDLTNQFAIYTYPDKKNKNQFLKLHADLQLLNGRLGENYKLSYSNIFVGAEYRNRSKNNKWDIQLAGNFYVAGNYAGDYNAQASLRRDFGEKLGGLELGFQNVNRTPSFIYNAGNEGGFTTDDSKVTYNPHSDFPVIGVSNLNKENISRAYARYYLPSMGLSLTGNYYFVTNYTYFKDVFTAAQSSSLFNILQVGAQKHTRLGKFFHWYVDADVQQRAGEAPLNLPLLLLRNRIAFEGHFYKNLYLATGIDVRYVSPYKASAYSPFTGQFYYQDEQQINNRPDISFYVNFRIKRFRFFGELANLNTLDYSNNTFGFNHYNYVNPNMPGQALWLRLGVWWYFIN; encoded by the coding sequence ATGCAGATAAACAGAAAGATCTATATACTTTCCATGTTGCTCACCCTGGTAATCTCCGTGGGTGTATTGAAAGCGCAGGTCACTGACCAGACCCAGACTGACCAGACCCAGACTTATCAAACCGACAATCAGGGTCGCCCCATAGCCCCCAATCAAAGTGGCAATGACTCACTAAAAAGGCGTGATAAGTACGAAGATTCTATTACAATTAGCTACCGGTATTTTGATTCCACTCTGGATCATCATATGGATAGTTCAATCAATGATTTCAATACCCGGCTCCAGCTACCCTACACTTACAATGATTTGGGTAACATAGGCTCGCCCGCGCAGTCTTTGCTCTTTTCGCCCTATATGCAGCCGGGCTGGGATGAGGGTATGCACGGCATGGATTATGCAAGATTCACACTAAAGAATACCCGTTATTTTACATCTACCCGCCCTTATTCTGAACTGGGGTATATGCTGGGCGGCCGGGGCGAACAGTATATAGACCTGCTGCACACGCAGAATCGAAACCGCAATGTTAATTTCACGTTTGAATACCGCCTACTGAATGCGCCGGGTGCTTTTAAAAATCAGAACAATGCCAATAGTAACCTGCGGGCAAATATTTCTGTTCAAAGCACCAACAAAAGATATTCTTCCAATCTGATCTTTATTCGCAACAGTCTTAAAACCGCTACGAATGGCGGCCTGGTAAATCCGGATCAATTGAGCGATTTATCATTGGGAAATCCATTTGAAGCCGGCGTAAAACTAGGCAACAGCAATACGACGACCAGCAACCCTTTTAATGCCAGTGTTATTACCGGCAATACATTTAATGATATCACGCTGTACCTGAGACAATCTTATGATTTTGGCCAGAAAGATTCCGTTGTCCAGGATACAATTACCTATTACATGTTCTATCCCCGCATTCGGTTTGAACATGCCATTTCCTATTCGACCCATGGTTATAACTATCATGACTATAATCCCACTTCTGACGATTATCTCAATTACTACAATTTTATTGTTCCGACAGACACGATATTATTTGAGGACAAATGGAAGGACCTCACCAATCAGTTTGCCATCTACACGTATCCTGATAAAAAAAATAAAAATCAATTCCTGAAGCTTCATGCGGATCTGCAGTTACTCAACGGGAGATTAGGAGAAAACTATAAACTCAGTTACAGCAATATCTTTGTCGGCGCAGAATACCGGAACCGTTCAAAAAATAATAAATGGGATATTCAACTGGCAGGTAATTTCTATGTCGCAGGCAACTATGCAGGCGATTATAATGCCCAGGCCAGTCTAAGAAGAGATTTCGGGGAAAAGCTTGGCGGCCTTGAACTGGGCTTTCAGAACGTCAACCGAACGCCATCATTTATTTATAATGCCGGTAATGAAGGAGGATTCACGACGGATGATTCCAAAGTGACCTATAATCCTCATTCCGATTTCCCGGTGATTGGCGTCAGTAACCTGAATAAAGAAAATATCTCCCGCGCCTATGCACGGTATTATCTACCTTCTATGGGGCTGAGTCTGACAGGAAATTATTACTTTGTAACGAATTACACCTACTTTAAAGATGTGTTCACAGCAGCACAGTCTAGTAGCCTGTTTAACATATTGCAAGTCGGTGCCCAAAAACATACCAGACTGGGAAAATTCTTTCATTGGTATGTAGATGCCGATGTTCAACAACGAGCAGGTGAAGCTCCGCTGAATCTACCCTTACTGCTTTTAAGAAACAGGATCGCCTTTGAGGGGCATTTCTATAAAAACCTTTACCTGGCAACCGGAATTGATGTCAGATACGTATCTCCATATAAAGCATCGGCTTATTCGCCATTTACCGGTCAGTTCTATTACCAGGATGAGCAACAGATCAATAACCGGCCCGACATTTCTTTTTATGTCAATTTCAGAATCAAACGTTTTCGCTTCTTTGGAGAGTTAGCGAATCTGAATACCCTGGATTATAGTAACAATACTTTTGGCTTTAACCATTATAATTACGTTAACCCCAATATGCCGGGTCAGGCGCTATGGCTCCGTCTGGGCGTCTGGTGGTATTTCATTAATTAA
- a CDS encoding NAD(P)/FAD-dependent oxidoreductase: protein MQKKIVIIGAGFAGLKLARKLHNTDYQITIIDIHNFHQFQPLFYQVASARLEATAISFPLRRIFQGKRNVNVRVGMIRQIDTRAKKVFTRHNIYDYDYLVIATGCTNNYFGNKNIEQNAFPMKSTNQAIALRNKILLNFEASLSARTPEDKEAYNNITIVGGGPTGVELAGALAEMKSKVLPKDYPLIDFSNLRINLIEGSPSTLSSMSEQSQKNSRRYLEEMGIHIQTDIHVTDYDGDTVSLENGTSIPCKTLIWAAGVIGNVPAGIPKESITRGNRIIVDELHQVKDLSDVYAIGDISYMETKDWPHGHPQLAHVANKQAEHLARHFKNLLKNKPVTPFTYKNPGTMATIGKRKAVVDLPKLHFHGRLAWLIWMFLHLMLILGVRNKLLVFLNWMISYFTNDSTLRIILLPSKKQTWLGQEYDELSV from the coding sequence ATGCAGAAAAAAATTGTTATAATCGGAGCGGGATTCGCCGGTCTCAAACTAGCCAGAAAGCTGCATAATACAGATTACCAGATTACCATCATTGATATTCATAACTTTCACCAGTTCCAGCCACTGTTCTATCAGGTGGCGTCGGCCCGACTGGAAGCTACGGCAATTTCCTTTCCGCTCAGACGAATCTTTCAGGGTAAAAGAAATGTCAATGTACGGGTAGGTATGATTCGTCAGATTGATACACGGGCTAAGAAAGTATTTACCCGCCATAATATCTATGACTATGATTATCTGGTCATTGCTACCGGCTGCACCAATAATTATTTTGGCAATAAAAATATTGAGCAGAATGCATTCCCGATGAAATCCACCAATCAAGCCATTGCCCTGCGCAACAAGATCTTGTTAAACTTTGAAGCGTCCCTTTCAGCCAGGACACCTGAAGACAAAGAGGCTTACAATAATATTACGATCGTAGGCGGCGGCCCTACCGGTGTTGAACTCGCCGGTGCACTGGCCGAAATGAAATCCAAAGTTCTCCCTAAGGATTACCCCCTGATCGATTTCAGTAATCTGCGCATCAATCTGATCGAAGGCAGCCCCAGCACCCTGTCTTCCATGAGCGAGCAGTCCCAGAAAAATTCCAGACGCTATCTGGAAGAAATGGGCATACATATCCAGACAGATATCCATGTCACAGATTATGATGGTGATACCGTTTCTCTTGAAAACGGCACAAGTATTCCATGTAAAACGCTTATCTGGGCGGCTGGTGTCATAGGGAATGTTCCGGCGGGGATTCCCAAAGAAAGTATCACAAGGGGTAACCGGATTATAGTAGATGAATTGCACCAGGTAAAAGACCTGAGCGACGTCTATGCGATTGGAGACATTTCTTATATGGAGACCAAAGACTGGCCCCATGGACACCCGCAACTGGCTCATGTTGCCAATAAACAGGCAGAGCACCTTGCCAGGCATTTCAAGAACCTATTGAAAAATAAGCCGGTAACGCCTTTTACCTATAAGAATCCGGGAACAATGGCCACCATTGGCAAACGCAAAGCTGTGGTAGACCTGCCCAAATTACATTTTCACGGAAGATTGGCCTGGTTAATATGGATGTTTCTGCATCTGATGTTAATTTTGGGCGTTCGCAATAAATTATTGGTATTCCTGAACTGGATGATCAGCTATTTCACTAATGACTCAACACTCAGGATCATTTTGTTGCCCTCCAAAAAACAGACCTGGCTGGGGCAGGAATATGATGAGCTATCCGTATAG
- a CDS encoding RNA polymerase sigma factor yields MSPIHQKYNDDFLLSKYMQSQDNYWLGILLQRYTVLVLGVAMKYLNDPEEAKDATQQIFFHVLQTVSRHKITNFKNWLYTVAKNHCLMHIRGQKHSRMEELKEELLEISSESELDNIQDRESQLDQMQSALELLNKEQRTCISLYYLENHSYQEISVKTGYNGDQVKSYIQNGKRNLKNYMIKNLPPHGGS; encoded by the coding sequence TTGAGTCCAATCCATCAAAAATACAATGATGACTTTCTGCTCAGCAAATATATGCAGAGTCAGGATAATTATTGGCTGGGAATCTTACTTCAGCGCTATACAGTACTGGTTTTAGGGGTCGCCATGAAGTATTTGAACGACCCTGAAGAAGCAAAAGATGCCACCCAACAAATATTTTTTCACGTATTACAGACGGTCAGCCGACACAAAATTACTAATTTTAAAAATTGGCTTTATACGGTAGCTAAAAACCATTGTCTGATGCATATCAGAGGGCAAAAGCATAGCCGGATGGAAGAACTGAAAGAAGAGCTCTTGGAAATTAGCTCAGAAAGTGAACTCGATAATATCCAGGATCGGGAAAGCCAGCTGGATCAGATGCAGTCCGCTCTGGAACTGCTCAATAAGGAGCAAAGAACCTGTATCTCCCTTTATTATCTGGAGAACCATTCCTATCAGGAAATCTCTGTAAAAACCGGGTATAATGGAGATCAGGTAAAAAGTTATATTCAAAACGGCAAAAGAAATCTCAAAAATTATATGATCAAAAATCTTCCTCCCCATGGCGGATCCTAA
- a CDS encoding C40 family peptidase → MFHVIGITPVAPIRLEPSHRSEMVSQLLFGEMAELLNRDGDFLQVRTVYDQYVGWIQANQVTDVLESWLEKSKTEGYIDQVTTIEVAGQPMVVYPGTPVWRSDTLAGIPVDYGAVSPVKPKRRSRKNLQEATLTYMNTSYLWGGKTVAGTDCSGFVQQVYKLFGTDLPRDAYLQAEVGEVVGFLEESRPGDLAFFDNAEGRITHVGILLGPNKIIHASGQVRIDMIDSQGIKQKVSRQRTHFLRIIKRVW, encoded by the coding sequence ATGTTTCACGTTATTGGTATAACACCCGTTGCGCCGATCCGGCTAGAACCCTCTCATCGTTCTGAGATGGTGAGTCAGCTGCTATTTGGGGAAATGGCTGAATTACTGAATCGCGATGGCGATTTTCTTCAGGTACGCACGGTTTATGACCAGTATGTTGGATGGATACAGGCAAATCAAGTCACGGATGTATTGGAGAGTTGGCTGGAGAAGTCTAAAACAGAGGGATATATAGATCAGGTCACAACTATTGAAGTGGCAGGTCAGCCCATGGTGGTATATCCGGGGACGCCGGTCTGGCGCAGTGATACACTGGCAGGTATCCCGGTGGACTATGGAGCGGTTTCTCCGGTAAAGCCTAAGCGTAGATCCAGAAAAAACCTTCAGGAAGCGACCTTAACCTATATGAACACTTCTTATTTATGGGGCGGTAAAACGGTAGCAGGAACAGATTGTAGCGGATTTGTACAACAAGTTTATAAACTTTTCGGAACCGATTTGCCCAGGGATGCCTATCTTCAGGCGGAAGTAGGTGAGGTCGTTGGCTTTCTGGAGGAATCAAGGCCCGGTGACCTGGCTTTTTTTGACAATGCCGAAGGGCGTATCACACATGTGGGTATCTTATTGGGACCTAATAAGATTATACATGCCTCCGGGCAAGTTAGAATTGATATGATCGATTCACAGGGCATCAAACAAAAGGTTAGCCGGCAACGAACGCA